A section of the Bryobacteraceae bacterium genome encodes:
- a CDS encoding membrane protein, with protein MARHTEHASESYFLKPEAWSAVRNSLALVALVSWLAAAAGYAVDRNQFFFSYLVAFAWFVSVSLGALFFVMVQHLTGSAWSVTVRRLMENMMRTVPLAFLAIVPVFFGIHSLYEWSHAEAAKDPLLSQKLGYLNEPWFVIRAFIAIALWSLFALRLYGISRRQDETGSIEFTRAAARWSAPGTVVLFLTASMASFDWVMSLEPHWWSTMFGVYFLAGGAVGFMATLIAVCLGLRSAGYLTQSIREEHYHDLGKWLFALTTFWAYVTFSQYMLIWYGNLPEETFWYWKRFQGTWKAFGPILVFGHFIIPFFTLLPRANKRNLKLLGFFAGWMMLMHYCDLYWQIMPVLHPKGLALHWLDLAAWLAVGSAYGLVFWTGLREKPLVPVGDPRLEQCLAFHNV; from the coding sequence ATGGCCCGACACACTGAACACGCATCGGAAAGCTACTTCCTGAAGCCGGAGGCCTGGAGCGCCGTGCGCAACTCGTTGGCGCTGGTGGCGCTGGTCTCCTGGCTGGCCGCGGCCGCGGGTTACGCGGTGGACCGGAACCAGTTCTTTTTCTCGTATCTGGTCGCCTTCGCCTGGTTCGTTTCGGTCTCGCTCGGAGCGCTGTTCTTTGTCATGGTGCAGCATCTCACGGGCAGCGCCTGGAGCGTCACGGTGCGGCGGCTGATGGAGAACATGATGCGCACGGTGCCGCTGGCCTTCCTGGCGATCGTGCCCGTCTTTTTCGGCATCCACTCGCTCTATGAGTGGTCGCACGCGGAGGCGGCGAAGGATCCCCTGCTCAGCCAGAAGCTGGGCTATCTGAACGAACCGTGGTTCGTCATCCGGGCGTTCATCGCCATCGCGCTCTGGAGCCTGTTCGCGCTGCGGCTGTACGGAATCTCGCGGCGGCAGGACGAGACGGGCTCGATCGAGTTTACCCGCGCGGCGGCACGGTGGAGCGCGCCCGGCACGGTGGTGCTGTTCCTGACGGCTTCCATGGCGAGTTTCGACTGGGTGATGTCGCTGGAGCCGCACTGGTGGTCCACGATGTTTGGCGTCTACTTCCTGGCCGGCGGCGCGGTCGGCTTCATGGCCACCCTCATTGCCGTCTGTCTCGGGCTGCGCTCGGCCGGTTATCTGACGCAGTCGATCCGCGAAGAGCACTACCACGACCTTGGCAAGTGGCTTTTCGCGCTGACCACGTTCTGGGCCTACGTGACGTTCTCGCAGTACATGCTCATCTGGTACGGCAACCTGCCGGAAGAGACCTTCTGGTACTGGAAGCGGTTCCAGGGCACGTGGAAGGCCTTCGGGCCGATCCTCGTCTTCGGCCACTTCATCATTCCGTTCTTCACGCTGCTGCCGCGCGCCAACAAGCGCAACCTGAAGCTGCTGGGCTTCTTCGCCGGCTGGATGATGCTGATGCACTACTGTGACCTGTACTGGCAGATCATGCCGGTGCTGCACCCGAAGGGCTTGGCGCTGCACTGGCTGGACCTGGCCGCGTGGCTCGCCGTGGGCAGCGCTTACGGACTGGTTTTCTGGACGGGGCTGCGGGAGAAGCCGCTGGTGCCGGTAGGCGACCCGCGGCTCGAGCAGTGCCTCGCGTTCCACAACGTGTAA
- a CDS encoding quinol:cytochrome C oxidoreductase → MNAAVRRPAAAALLALSSVLLGACSNFPSRQPPIWVWWDMKKQDKYKPQAESAFFADGRADRTPVAGTIAQELYRPDRAFSTGIAPDGNYVAQNPLPITRETLLQGQRKFDIYCAPCHDRTGSGRGIVPAKSVWVPGNLHDERIVNFVDGELYHVITNGRRSMPGYRFQISEKDRWAIVAYVRALQRAWRGTMADVPAELQGRVR, encoded by the coding sequence ATGAACGCCGCCGTCCGCCGTCCTGCCGCTGCCGCGCTGCTGGCGCTGTCCTCCGTCCTGCTGGGCGCCTGTTCGAACTTTCCATCGCGCCAGCCGCCCATCTGGGTCTGGTGGGACATGAAGAAACAGGACAAGTACAAACCGCAGGCCGAAAGCGCGTTTTTTGCCGACGGCCGCGCCGACCGCACGCCGGTCGCGGGAACCATCGCGCAGGAGCTCTACCGGCCGGACAGGGCCTTTTCGACGGGCATCGCGCCCGACGGCAATTACGTGGCACAGAACCCGCTGCCCATCACCAGAGAGACGCTTCTCCAGGGCCAGCGCAAATTTGACATCTACTGCGCGCCGTGCCACGACCGGACCGGTTCCGGCCGCGGCATTGTGCCGGCAAAGTCCGTCTGGGTGCCCGGGAACCTGCACGATGAGCGGATCGTGAACTTCGTCGATGGCGAGCTCTACCACGTGATCACCAATGGCCGCCGCTCGATGCCCGGCTACCGTTTCCAGATCTCCGAAAAGGACCGCTGGGCCATTGTCGCCTACGTCCGCGCGCTTCAGCGCGCCTGGCGCGGCACGATGGCCGACGTGCCGGCGGAACTTCAGGGCAGGGTGAGATAA
- a CDS encoding cytochrome c oxidase subunit 2, whose product MNWFRDFLLPRGASTLVGETDGLFLFITLLTVFFFFFNGALILYAVKRWRRRSEKEVTPHITHDTRLELVWSLIPLVVVMLIFFWGFRGYVKAWVAPNESMEIIVTGKKWVWEFEYPDGTRTLNDLHVPVNQPVKLVLTAEDVIHSFYIPEFRLKRDAIPGRYTELWFTATKPGIYQVFCAEYCGKGHSDMLARIFVDTPEQYETFLREGDEQVRKMPLKELGRLVWENKGCATCHSLDGTRGQGPSWKGIWGHKQRGADGKEYQVDADYIRQSILAPQAVVVEGYQPIMPTYQGLLREREILGVIEFIKDLQ is encoded by the coding sequence ATGAACTGGTTCCGAGATTTTCTTCTGCCCCGCGGGGCGTCCACGCTTGTCGGCGAGACGGACGGGCTGTTCCTGTTCATCACGCTGCTGACGGTGTTTTTTTTCTTCTTCAACGGCGCGCTCATCCTCTATGCGGTGAAGCGCTGGCGGCGCCGTTCGGAGAAGGAAGTAACGCCGCACATCACCCATGACACGCGCCTGGAGCTCGTCTGGAGCCTGATCCCGCTCGTCGTGGTCATGCTCATTTTCTTCTGGGGCTTCCGCGGCTACGTGAAGGCGTGGGTGGCGCCCAACGAGTCGATGGAGATCATCGTCACCGGCAAGAAGTGGGTGTGGGAATTCGAGTACCCCGACGGCACCCGCACGCTGAACGACCTGCATGTGCCGGTCAACCAGCCGGTGAAGCTGGTGCTCACGGCCGAGGACGTGATCCACAGCTTCTACATCCCCGAGTTCCGGCTGAAACGCGACGCCATCCCCGGCCGCTACACGGAGCTGTGGTTCACCGCGACGAAGCCGGGCATCTACCAGGTGTTCTGCGCCGAATACTGCGGCAAGGGCCACTCCGACATGCTGGCGCGCATCTTCGTGGACACACCCGAGCAGTATGAAACGTTCCTGCGCGAAGGCGACGAGCAGGTGCGCAAGATGCCGCTGAAAGAGCTCGGCCGGCTCGTGTGGGAAAACAAGGGCTGCGCCACCTGCCATTCGCTCGACGGCACCCGCGGGCAGGGGCCGTCCTGGAAGGGCATCTGGGGCCACAAGCAGCGCGGCGCCGACGGGAAGGAATACCAGGTGGACGCCGACTACATCCGGCAGTCGATCCTCGCCCCGCAGGCGGTGGTCGTCGAAGGCTACCAGCCGATCATGCCGACCTACCAGGGCCTGCTGCGCGAGCGCGAAATCCTGGGCGTGATCGAGTTCATCAAGGATTTGCAGTAA
- a CDS encoding photosynthetic protein synthase I, which produces MRRTLPVLLAALAAAAAVWAQLPAHQTPPELQGVGIEERLGQRIDLSLEFIGEDGYPHALREYFSRGRPVILNLVYYSCPMLCSLVLNGQVEALRAIPQTAGHEFEIVTVSIDPTESYKLASSKKAAYLASYERSNQGWHFLADYQNNVAKLAEQVGFRYRWDDRTKQYAHAAAIMVLSPDGMVSRYLYGVRFRPLDLRLALAEAAEGRTGVTDRVLLYCFHYDPAARSYTLVAMNIMRAGGALALVVLGLALYHFWRRERMAASTHRNMVTAK; this is translated from the coding sequence ATGCGCCGCACCCTCCCCGTTCTGCTGGCCGCCCTGGCGGCCGCGGCGGCCGTGTGGGCGCAATTGCCCGCGCATCAGACGCCGCCTGAGCTTCAGGGTGTCGGCATTGAGGAAAGGCTCGGCCAGCGGATCGATCTGTCGCTCGAATTCATCGGCGAGGACGGCTACCCGCACGCGCTGCGCGAATACTTCTCCCGCGGCAGGCCGGTGATCCTGAATCTTGTTTATTACTCGTGCCCAATGCTGTGCTCGCTGGTCCTGAACGGGCAGGTGGAGGCGCTGCGGGCCATTCCCCAGACGGCCGGCCACGAATTCGAGATCGTCACCGTCAGCATCGACCCGACCGAAAGCTACAAACTGGCGTCGTCGAAAAAGGCCGCCTATCTGGCCTCGTACGAACGCAGCAACCAGGGCTGGCACTTTCTGGCCGACTACCAGAACAACGTGGCGAAGCTGGCGGAACAGGTCGGCTTCCGCTACCGATGGGACGACCGCACGAAGCAGTACGCGCACGCGGCCGCCATCATGGTTCTTTCGCCTGACGGGATGGTGAGCCGGTACCTCTACGGGGTGCGTTTCCGGCCGCTGGATCTTAGGCTGGCGCTGGCCGAGGCCGCCGAAGGCCGCACTGGCGTCACCGACCGGGTGCTGCTGTACTGCTTCCACTACGACCCGGCCGCCCGCAGCTACACGCTGGTGGCGATGAACATCATGCGCGCCGGCGGCGCGCTGGCGCTCGTCGTGCTCGGCCTCGCCCTGTACCATTTCTGGCGGCGCGAGCGAATGGCGGCTTCAACCCACAGGAACATGGTGACTGCGAAATGA